The following proteins are co-located in the Paenibacillus sp. JNUCC32 genome:
- a CDS encoding cache domain-containing sensor histidine kinase, with protein MNTAKTSSPSGPWSRLAGAFPFAYLRAYTNWRLRHKFFFIFLIVIILPFSLLIYYSYSSTRSTITEHTYTALGGSLAQINTNVEKRLEYYNQLSNILYMDAQLRNYLSTDYEQAYYYLDAFQYINRTLPSLMTLNANILGITIYTGNHTLYSDGQYVKYTEELPRAMEEQVLDAAGNTVYFHSGNFKADDAHITIARSLSYFSLQHPYGILTMDINANEFYSLIKMENDNKSVYIIDEFGGVISTGDQNLPSNQLFDVFPIQERMTRDAGSFDMKINGQERFFTYKKLSNGWSTVITVPYDELLANANQATKNVIWFSVLAIGIAILLLYFTTKVMTKRIEVLLQQIRKVERGDFRLSIKPMGHDEIGQVSFAFNKMASTIQSLIHDVYVKEIARKESELNTLQAQINPHFLYNTLSSISSLAIKEGAMQVYQMVNYLAKYYRVSLNKGKRIILLEQEINLVKNYVAIQKIRFRDKLHMHYDLDEQLFGNTTIKLILQPFIENCINHAIGDESGININVKLRQEGDDILLQVIDDGIGMTPEQLDRALSKSDNLSGYGVKNVNDRIKLTYGEEYGVSIFSRLGIGTAVTIRIPVISDRHPANEQYPQQALP; from the coding sequence ATGAATACCGCAAAAACATCTAGCCCGTCCGGCCCGTGGAGCCGGCTGGCAGGGGCTTTCCCGTTCGCGTACTTACGCGCATACACCAATTGGCGGCTCCGGCACAAGTTCTTTTTCATCTTTCTGATCGTGATCATCCTTCCGTTCTCGCTGCTGATCTATTATTCGTATTCTTCGACCCGCAGCACGATTACGGAGCATACCTATACGGCCTTGGGCGGATCGCTGGCACAGATTAACACCAACGTGGAGAAGCGGCTGGAGTATTACAATCAGCTGTCGAACATCCTCTACATGGATGCCCAGCTCCGCAATTATCTCTCTACCGATTATGAGCAGGCGTACTATTATCTGGATGCCTTCCAATATATCAACCGGACGCTGCCGTCCCTGATGACCCTGAATGCCAACATTCTGGGCATCACGATTTATACGGGGAACCATACCCTCTATTCCGACGGCCAATACGTCAAATATACGGAAGAGCTGCCCCGGGCGATGGAGGAGCAGGTGCTGGATGCCGCCGGCAATACGGTGTACTTCCATTCCGGGAATTTCAAGGCCGATGATGCACATATCACCATTGCCCGTTCGTTAAGTTATTTCAGCCTGCAGCATCCGTACGGGATATTGACCATGGACATTAACGCGAACGAATTCTACTCCCTGATCAAAATGGAGAACGACAACAAAAGCGTCTATATTATCGACGAGTTTGGCGGCGTGATCAGCACGGGGGATCAGAACCTCCCATCGAACCAGCTGTTCGACGTGTTTCCGATTCAGGAGCGGATGACCCGGGATGCGGGCTCATTCGATATGAAGATTAACGGCCAGGAGCGCTTTTTCACGTATAAAAAGCTCAGCAACGGCTGGTCCACGGTCATCACCGTGCCCTACGACGAGCTGCTGGCCAATGCGAATCAGGCGACCAAGAACGTTATCTGGTTCTCCGTACTGGCGATTGGCATTGCCATCCTGCTGCTCTATTTTACGACCAAGGTCATGACCAAGCGGATCGAGGTGCTGCTGCAGCAGATCCGGAAGGTGGAGCGCGGAGATTTCCGGCTGTCGATTAAGCCGATGGGGCATGACGAGATCGGTCAGGTGTCTTTTGCGTTCAATAAGATGGCCTCGACGATACAGTCCCTGATCCATGACGTATACGTGAAGGAAATCGCAAGGAAGGAGTCGGAGCTGAATACGCTCCAGGCCCAGATCAACCCCCATTTTCTGTACAACACCTTGTCCTCGATCTCTTCCCTGGCGATCAAAGAAGGGGCTATGCAGGTGTACCAGATGGTCAATTATTTGGCCAAGTATTACCGAGTTTCGCTGAATAAAGGAAAGCGCATCATTCTGCTGGAGCAGGAAATCAATCTGGTGAAGAATTATGTCGCGATCCAGAAGATCCGGTTCCGGGACAAGCTTCATATGCATTACGACCTGGATGAGCAGCTGTTCGGGAACACAACGATCAAGCTGATTCTGCAGCCGTTCATCGAGAACTGCATCAATCATGCCATTGGGGACGAATCGGGAATCAACATTAACGTGAAGCTCAGGCAGGAGGGAGACGACATCTTGCTCCAGGTCATCGACGACGGCATCGGAATGACCCCCGAACAGCTCGATCGCGCGCTGAGCAAATCGGATAATCTGTCTGGATATGGCGTGAAAAACGTGAATGACCGGATCAAACTGACCTACGGAGAGGAATATGGCGTCAGCATCTTCAGCCGGCTCGGCATCGGAACCGCGGTGACCATTCGGATACCTGTAATCTCCGATAGGCATCCTGCAAACGAACAGTACCCGCAGCAGGCGTTACCCTGA
- a CDS encoding ABC transporter substrate-binding protein: MKKLKLILAAALVMTTLSACGGNQKAASGGDSGTNADSSAPITLTWFDQNTGDAFTNPVAKVITEKTGVTVEIQQPTGNPVEKLNLMLASGDLPDVILMSRGSDIMNKYITSGAVIPLNDLIEEHGPNIQKMYGDTLAKTRSEDGNNYYFSNWYGLEQYPVFGFMMRMDIMKELGVGDKVNNGEPFTAEEFEELLVKFKEKYKAIDGKESIPMTLNGENVGAVTGSFKGMYGMMPYYETNGELKKDVRDPRYLEMVKFLNSLYRKGLLDKEWATMKTKQFEQKLGNGNVFATAEALWNVGNANALLKTEAADKATEEERQFYQYKVLAPGVKPEEATYGPKSSLGWDGVAISRSNKDPVRTMKLLDFLASEEGQYLLMWGVEGEHWDMKDGKHVPRQEVLDAFKKNWDEASRTTGIRKWTWMIKNGPGEDGTPYDLMGRYQTDPVTDLAIKNLADTSFDTAPYDNLGPAGGTPEAIMETKVNDTINKYFLKMALSPSEDQVVESYNQMMAEIEAAGLAKLEKIYTDNFNKRQELWGK; this comes from the coding sequence ATGAAGAAACTAAAATTGATTCTGGCAGCAGCGCTCGTTATGACAACGCTTTCGGCTTGCGGCGGCAACCAGAAGGCGGCATCGGGCGGAGACAGCGGTACGAATGCGGACAGCAGCGCGCCGATCACGTTAACCTGGTTTGACCAAAACACGGGGGATGCCTTTACCAATCCGGTCGCTAAAGTGATTACGGAAAAAACAGGCGTGACCGTCGAGATCCAGCAGCCTACGGGCAATCCGGTCGAGAAGCTGAATCTGATGCTGGCCAGCGGCGATCTTCCGGACGTTATTTTGATGAGTCGTGGAAGCGATATCATGAACAAGTATATTACCTCGGGCGCGGTGATCCCGCTGAATGACCTGATTGAAGAGCACGGACCGAATATCCAAAAAATGTACGGCGACACGCTCGCCAAAACGCGAAGCGAGGACGGCAACAATTATTATTTCTCCAACTGGTACGGCTTGGAGCAGTACCCGGTATTCGGCTTTATGATGCGCATGGACATCATGAAGGAGCTGGGCGTCGGCGATAAGGTGAATAACGGCGAGCCGTTTACCGCGGAGGAATTCGAAGAGCTGCTGGTTAAGTTCAAGGAGAAATATAAGGCCATCGACGGAAAAGAAAGCATTCCGATGACGCTCAACGGCGAGAATGTCGGAGCGGTGACCGGCAGCTTCAAGGGCATGTACGGCATGATGCCGTATTATGAAACGAACGGAGAGCTGAAGAAGGACGTCCGCGATCCGCGCTATCTCGAAATGGTCAAATTTCTGAATTCCCTTTACCGCAAAGGCCTGCTCGATAAAGAATGGGCAACGATGAAGACCAAGCAGTTCGAGCAGAAGCTCGGCAACGGCAACGTGTTTGCCACGGCGGAAGCGCTCTGGAATGTAGGCAATGCGAATGCGCTGCTCAAAACCGAGGCAGCCGATAAGGCCACGGAGGAAGAGCGTCAGTTCTACCAATATAAAGTGCTGGCTCCGGGCGTGAAGCCGGAAGAGGCCACTTACGGACCGAAGAGCTCCCTGGGCTGGGACGGCGTCGCCATCAGCCGCTCCAACAAGGATCCGGTCCGGACGATGAAGCTGCTGGATTTCCTGGCCAGCGAGGAAGGCCAGTATCTGCTGATGTGGGGAGTAGAGGGCGAGCATTGGGACATGAAGGACGGCAAGCATGTGCCAAGACAAGAAGTGCTGGACGCTTTCAAGAAGAATTGGGACGAAGCTTCCCGTACGACGGGCATTCGCAAGTGGACCTGGATGATCAAGAACGGTCCCGGCGAGGACGGAACCCCGTATGACCTGATGGGCCGTTACCAGACCGATCCGGTCACGGATCTGGCGATCAAGAACCTGGCCGATACGTCGTTTGATACGGCACCGTACGATAACCTGGGTCCGGCTGGCGGAACGCCGGAAGCCATTATGGAAACGAAGGTGAACGACACCATCAATAAATATTTCCTGAAGATGGCCCTGTCGCCGTCCGAGGACCAAGTGGTGGAATCCTATAACCAGATGATGGCCGAGATCGAGGCGGCCGGCCTGGCCAAGCTGGAAAAGATTTATACGGACAACTTCAACAAACGTCAAGAGCTGTGGGGCAAATAA
- a CDS encoding alpha-galactosidase: MTIQYQEQFRVFAIQTDNSSYLFGINDSGNLQHLYWGESIAIEDAAPLLRPRSHSSFDAEVHSEVEEYSFWGGVKYSEPSLKVRIQDGVRDLAVRYAGHRTLQTEGRETLIIVMKDEAYPLEVELSYRAIPECDLIERSARIVNRGEADIVLENAQSAAWVIPYLADYRLTHVTGKWSGEFQLRSTFLTEGKKVLESRRGFTDSHVNPWFAIDDGHATESAGQVWFGALAWSGNWKITAERTVFDHVRVTGGINDFDSEWVLGAGEAFDTPGFVGGYSSGGFGGMSRRLHRYQYSDVLPGRETRPVLYNSWEATYFDVNAKDQMALAERAARLGVELFVVDDGWFGGRNHDRAGLGDWFVNRKKFPNGLGELIDKVHELGMDFGIWVEPEAVNPDSDLYREHPDWVYHFETRERSELRNQLLLNISKPEVKAYILQFMTDLLEKHDIKFIKWDMNRTVTEPGMKDHPLHRQKEIWIRHVQSLYEIWAELRRKFPHVAFETCAGGGARIDLGIFRYADQSWPSDNTDAFDRLSIQEGFSYAYAPRMMTCWVTESPTGMNRRQVSLKYRFHSAMMGTLGIGSNLNEWSDERIAESAEYVAQYKSIRHLVQFGSQHRLDSLRHKGVTAVQYGSEDGSDNVLFAFLHSQKLGEPLPRLRLTGLQADQSYAIEGLAGTWSGRALMNIGIELPLRGDFDSLAYRIQRQG, encoded by the coding sequence GTGACCATTCAATACCAAGAACAGTTTCGCGTGTTTGCGATACAAACCGATAACAGCTCCTATCTGTTCGGCATCAACGACAGCGGCAACCTGCAGCATCTATACTGGGGAGAGTCCATCGCGATCGAAGACGCGGCGCCGCTGCTGCGGCCGAGATCGCACAGCTCGTTTGACGCGGAAGTCCATTCGGAGGTGGAGGAATACAGCTTCTGGGGCGGAGTCAAATACAGCGAGCCCAGCCTGAAGGTCCGCATCCAAGATGGCGTCCGCGATTTGGCGGTTCGTTATGCCGGGCACCGCACGCTGCAGACGGAAGGCAGGGAGACGCTGATCATCGTTATGAAGGACGAAGCGTACCCGCTTGAAGTGGAGCTGTCCTACCGGGCGATTCCCGAGTGCGACCTGATCGAACGTTCGGCCCGGATCGTCAACCGCGGCGAGGCGGATATCGTGCTGGAGAACGCGCAATCCGCGGCATGGGTCATCCCCTATCTGGCGGATTACCGCCTCACGCACGTGACGGGAAAATGGTCCGGCGAATTTCAGCTGCGCAGCACCTTCCTCACCGAAGGAAAGAAGGTGCTGGAATCCCGCAGGGGTTTTACGGACAGCCATGTCAACCCGTGGTTTGCGATTGATGACGGACATGCCACGGAGTCGGCGGGGCAGGTCTGGTTCGGGGCGCTGGCCTGGAGCGGGAACTGGAAGATTACGGCCGAGCGGACGGTCTTCGATCATGTTCGGGTGACCGGAGGCATCAATGATTTCGACAGCGAGTGGGTGCTGGGAGCGGGAGAAGCCTTCGATACGCCCGGCTTCGTCGGGGGATACAGCAGCGGCGGCTTCGGCGGGATGAGCCGGCGGCTGCACCGCTATCAGTATTCGGATGTCCTGCCGGGCCGCGAAACGAGACCGGTCTTGTATAACTCATGGGAAGCGACGTACTTCGATGTCAATGCCAAGGATCAAATGGCTTTGGCCGAAAGAGCCGCGCGTTTGGGCGTGGAATTGTTCGTCGTGGACGACGGGTGGTTCGGCGGGCGCAACCATGATCGCGCCGGGCTTGGCGATTGGTTCGTGAACCGGAAGAAGTTCCCGAACGGTCTCGGCGAGCTGATTGACAAGGTGCATGAGCTCGGCATGGATTTCGGCATCTGGGTGGAGCCGGAGGCCGTCAATCCGGACAGCGACCTGTACCGGGAGCACCCGGATTGGGTGTACCATTTCGAGACGCGGGAGCGCTCGGAGCTTCGCAATCAGCTGCTGCTGAACATTTCGAAGCCGGAGGTTAAGGCTTACATTTTGCAGTTTATGACGGACCTGCTGGAGAAGCATGACATCAAGTTCATTAAATGGGACATGAACCGGACCGTAACTGAACCCGGCATGAAGGACCATCCGCTTCACCGCCAGAAGGAGATCTGGATTCGCCATGTTCAGAGCCTGTACGAGATTTGGGCGGAGCTGCGGCGCAAATTCCCGCATGTGGCGTTCGAAACCTGCGCCGGCGGCGGAGCGCGCATCGACCTTGGCATCTTCCGGTATGCCGACCAATCCTGGCCGAGCGATAACACCGATGCCTTTGACCGCCTCAGCATTCAGGAGGGCTTCTCGTACGCGTATGCTCCGCGGATGATGACCTGCTGGGTGACGGAGTCGCCGACAGGGATGAATCGCAGACAGGTATCCCTGAAATACCGCTTCCACAGCGCCATGATGGGAACGCTCGGCATCGGCTCCAACCTGAATGAGTGGAGCGATGAGCGGATTGCGGAATCGGCCGAATATGTGGCGCAGTATAAATCCATTCGCCATCTGGTTCAGTTCGGCAGCCAGCATCGATTGGACTCGCTTCGGCATAAAGGCGTAACGGCCGTGCAGTACGGCAGCGAAGACGGCAGCGACAACGTGCTGTTTGCGTTCCTGCACAGCCAGAAGCTGGGCGAGCCGCTGCCGAGACTGCGGCTGACCGGGCTGCAAGCCGATCAGTCGTATGCCATTGAGGGGTTGGCCGGTACATGGAGCGGCAGGGCGCTCATGAACATCGGGATCGAGCTGCCGCTGCGCGGGGATTTCGACAGCTTGGCGTACCGGATTCAGAGACAGGGATGA
- a CDS encoding DUF3221 domain-containing protein, translating to MINKFIHCLVMFAIIICGCSNNSKEKDEPVNKYVGYVVQKEEGRILVTRYDEKSDLNDAIWIRTKRKIELGQQVSIEIDGGIETSYPAQASAKDIDILTIERPKSSKFGQQEVIVMTLEHFDQIEVPFIKSIHYSDVNNVWTVVILDGISDSKKEMEFTIEG from the coding sequence ATGATTAACAAATTCATACACTGTCTAGTCATGTTTGCCATTATTATTTGTGGATGCAGCAATAACAGCAAAGAAAAAGACGAGCCTGTGAATAAATATGTAGGGTACGTCGTTCAAAAAGAAGAGGGTAGGATTTTGGTAACCCGTTATGATGAAAAATCAGATTTGAACGACGCAATATGGATCAGAACCAAAAGAAAAATAGAGTTAGGACAACAAGTTTCGATCGAAATTGACGGAGGTATCGAAACCTCCTATCCAGCTCAAGCTTCAGCTAAAGACATAGATATCCTGACAATCGAACGTCCTAAATCTTCCAAATTCGGTCAACAAGAAGTAATCGTTATGACATTGGAGCATTTTGATCAAATTGAAGTACCTTTCATTAAGTCTATACACTACTCCGATGTAAACAACGTTTGGACTGTCGTCATTCTTGACGGCATATCGGATTCCAAAAAGGAAATGGAATTTACGATAGAGGGCTAG